Proteins co-encoded in one Medicago truncatula cultivar Jemalong A17 chromosome 8, MtrunA17r5.0-ANR, whole genome shotgun sequence genomic window:
- the LOC112417296 gene encoding uncharacterized protein: protein MKGMSFPVLSRKWIRECVGIVTASVLVNGSPTDEFHLHRDLRQGDPLSPFLFLLTAEGLNILMKAMVDNHLFNGYSVVVSHLQFADDTLLLGHKSWANVRALRATLLLFESMSGLKVNFNKSLLVGINISDSCLSDAASMLCCKVGTVPFMYLGLPIGGNPQRLSFWDSMDVRDKQGLWYHVLVARYGEVGGRLEVGGRSGSSWWQEVGRIRDGDGDMGDKWFNKWVWIPDPVGGYTVRGAYDLLTNSVTPSMNTPLELVWHHQVPLKVSIFAWRLIHDRLPMKDNLAIHGVIPTSASYFVSRCGR from the exons ATGAAGGGTATGTCTTTTCCGGTACTGTCGCGTAAGTGGATTAGAGAATGTGTGGGTATTGTTACAGCTTCAGTTCTTGTCAACGGAAGCCCAACGGATGAGTTTCATTTACACAGGGACTTACGCCAGGGGGATCCACTTTCCCCTTTTTTGTTCTTGCTTACGGCCGAGGGACTAAACATATTGATGAAAGCAATGGTTGATAATCATCTATTTAATGGTTATTCGGTGGTTGTGTCACACCTTCAATTTGCTGACGATACTTTGTTGTTGGGTCACAAAAGTTGGGCTAATGTCCGGGCTCTTCGAGCAACACTTCTTCTTTTTGAATCAATGTCGGGTTTGAAGGTAAACTTCAACAAAAGCTTGTTGGTGGGAATTAATATCTCTGATTCGTGTTTGAGTGATGCGGCTTCGATGTTGTGTTGCAAAGTAGGAACAGTTCCTTTTATGTATCTAGGCTTGCCTATTGGAGGTAATCCGCAGAGACTCTCTTTTTGGGATTCAATG GATGTTAGGGATAAACAAGGTTTGTGGTATCATGTTTTAGTCGCCCGTTATGGCGAGGTAGgtgggaggttggaggttgggggccgAAGTGGTTCTTCTTGGTGGCAGGAAGTAGGGAGGATTCGTGATGGGGATGGCGACATGGGTGATAAATGGTTCA ATAAATGGGTGTGGATCCCGGACCCTGTTGGGGGTTACACAGTGCGTGGTGCTTATGATTTGTTGACAAACAGTGTTACACCTAGTATGAACACACCTTTGGAGTTGGTTTGGCATCATCAGGTTCCTCTAAAGGTATCGATTTTTGCTTGGCGGCTCATTCATGATCGTTTACCAATGAAAGATAATCTGGCTATACACGGGGTTATACCAACATCAGCGTCTTATTTTGTTTCAAGATGTGGACGTTGA